The following are from one region of the Desulfuromonadales bacterium genome:
- a CDS encoding lysophospholipid acyltransferase family protein, protein MNQSLGDRILLAVAPFLAAWVIRLLQSLMRIEYVGEERLRTGWERGEHVILAFWHDQLLLMVTGYRGPGAKILISASKDGELIARTMRYFGQGAVRGSSTRGGRAAFKAMLALAKEPFDLVFTPDGPKGPRHTIKEGVVQLARLTGRPVIPMAFACSRGHRFASWDRFLLPFPFSRGVFSFGPAVHHDAGESSAEFQARLQQAMEENDRRARARLEEQGVSAV, encoded by the coding sequence ATGAACCAGTCCTTAGGCGACCGCATCCTGCTCGCCGTGGCCCCCTTCCTGGCAGCCTGGGTCATACGTCTGCTGCAATCGCTGATGCGGATCGAGTATGTCGGTGAAGAGCGACTGCGAACTGGCTGGGAAAGGGGGGAGCACGTCATCCTCGCCTTCTGGCATGACCAGTTGCTGCTCATGGTTACCGGGTATCGCGGGCCGGGAGCGAAAATCCTCATCAGCGCCTCCAAGGATGGCGAACTCATCGCCCGGACCATGCGCTACTTCGGTCAGGGGGCGGTCCGGGGTTCTTCGACCCGGGGCGGCCGGGCAGCCTTCAAGGCAATGCTGGCTCTGGCCAAAGAGCCGTTCGATCTGGTCTTTACCCCCGACGGTCCCAAAGGCCCCCGACACACAATCAAGGAAGGGGTGGTGCAGTTGGCTCGTCTGACCGGCCGGCCGGTCATTCCCATGGCCTTCGCCTGCAGTCGTGGTCACCGTTTCGCCTCCTGGGACCGCTTCCTCCTGCCGTTTCCGTTCAGTCGCGGAGTATTTTCCTTCGGACCGGCAGTCCATCATGACGCGGGTGAATCATCAGCCGAGTTTCAGGCGCGACTGCAGCAAGCCATGGAAGAGAATGATCGACGGGCCAGAGCCCGCCTGGAGGAGCAGGGTGTATCTGCTGTATGA